CACTAATGCAAAAAGCAGCAGATAATTTGTTTACATTACAGGAGTTTAAGACATTTTGTAAAACGGGAAATGATGTTAAAACCTATGAATGCAAAATTCATCGGGTAAAATGGTATCTCGCTTCCGGCTTTTGGGTTTTTGAAATACAGGCAAATCGTTTTTTATATGGAATGGTTAGGGCAATTGTAGGTTTGTTAACGGAATTGGGCCAGGGGAAGATAACCTATAAACAATATTTAGAAATTATCAATTCTCAAGATCGAAGCAAAGTTAAGTTTAGCGCGCCGGCTCACGGGTTGTTTCTTGAGGAAATTACATATTAAAGGAGATTAAATGAAGTTTTTTATTGACACTGCAAATATTGATCAAATAAAAGAGGCCAATAGTATTGGTGTTTTAGATGGTGTTACAACAAATCCAAGTTTGCTTGCCAAAGAAGGTGGCGATCCAATTGAAATTTATAAACAAATTTGCGCCATTGTTGATGGGCCGGTTAGTGCAGAAGTTTTATCGCTGGATACCGATGGCATGTTAAAGGAAGCCCGCGAACTGGTTAAGATCCACAAAAATATTGTTGTAAAAATCCCAATGACAAAAGAAGGAATGAAAGCTGTAAAGGTTTGCTCCTCCGAAGGGATTAAGACAAATGTTACTTTGGTTTTTAGCTCACCTCAGGCACTTTTTGCAGCCCGCGCAGGTGCAACTTATGTTAGCCCTTTTGTGGGCCGTCTGGATGACATTTCTTCCAATGGTATGGACCTGATTGGCGAGATTGTACAGATATTTAGTAACTACGCCTTTGAAACAGAAGTACTGGTGGCAAGTGTTCGCCACCCAATGCATTTAGTTGAAGCCGCAATGATGGGTGCTGATGTGGCAACAATCCCATTTAATGTTATTGAACAAATGCTAAAACACCCTTTAACAGATAAAGGTATTGAAACATTTTTAGCTGATTACAAGAAAATTTATGGCTAAATGCCTGAGTTTATTTGGTGATTTCAATCCATATAATTGGAATAAAACATTATTTGTAGAGATGGTTTAATCACATAAGCTAATAATTTTGCTGGATAAAGACATGGATAAAAGATTTAAAAAAGAATACGTGTATGGATTGTTTTTTATACTTGCGATAATTTCATGTGGAACCCAAAAAAATGATCCAGAGCCATTGTCTGGTCAAAATGAAACTACCGGCCAGGTAGAACAAAAGCTACAACCACTAAATGATGGTCTGTATAATAGCCGCACAACTGCAATAACTGAAGCGGTAAAAATGGTCAGCCCTGCGGTTGTATCCGTCAATGTTACAAAAATAGAAAAAAGAATTTGGCGAGGTGATCCATTTCTTCAACGATTCTTTCCAGAAATATATCGTGACAGAGTTTACCGGGAGAAAGTGCCTTCGCTGGGATCTGGTTTTATTATTTCCAATGATGGCTATGTTGTTACAAATGATCATGTTGTTGGTCATTCAGAAAAAACTGAGATTACAATAAACACATCTGATGGAAATGAATATCCGGCCCGGCTGATTGGACAGGATTTTGTTTCTGACATCGCCTTGTTAAAAATTGATGATCATACATTGCCGGCAACTATTTTGGGTAATTCCAATAATTTGGTTATTGGCGAATGGACTATTGCACTGGGAAATCCATTTGGCCTGTTTAAAAAAAGTAAACCAACGGTTACTGTTGGTGTTATTAGTGCAATGGACAGGGATTTTGGGCGGGTTGAAGAAGGCCGTATTTATCAGGATATGATACAAACAGACGCTTCAATAAATACAGGTAATAGTGGCGGTCCGCTTGTTAACGCAGCCGGAGAAGTTATCGGTATGAATACTTTTATTTATACGGGCGGTCAATATTCATCAGGCTCGGTTGGGATTGGTTTTGCCATTCCAATTAATCGTATAAAGGAAATTGTTAAAGGTTTAAAAGAGAATAAAATTGACCGGGATTTTTGGGTGGGATTTCGTTACAGTCCAATAAACAGGGTAGTTGCTTATGAGCTTGGATATCCTGAACAGGAAGGGATTTTTGTTTCTAATATAAAACGACGCAGCCCCGCAGAAAAAGCCGGTCTTGAATTGGGAGATGTTTTAATTGAGATAAATGGCCTGCCTGTAAAAGATGAGGCATCAGTAAAGGTTGCCATGGGTACAGAATATCTTAAGGTTGGAGATAAGCTAAATATGAAAGTCTGGCGTGAAGGTAAGATTAAGCCGGTAAATATAATATTGGAAAAAGACATTAATGGAGTGAGTCAGTGATGACCACTCTTTTAAATCATCAGACCACCTCAAAAAACAGAATTAAAAATAAAACCGAATATCCTGGATCTGCATCCAGGAATATGTATTAAGGATAGAGAAAAAATGATTGCACGATATTCATTGCCGGAAATAGAAAAAATTTGGACAGACGAGGAACGTTTTTCGATTTGGCTGGAAATTGAAATTGCAGCAAGTGAAGCAAATAACCAGCTTGGAATTGTTCCCGATGAAGATTTAAAAACAATCAAAGAAAAAGCCAACTTTAAAACAAACAGAATTCTTGAGATTGAGGCTGAAGTTAAACATGATGTTATCGCCTTTTTAACAAATGTAGCAGAATACGTTGGTCCGCCGGCGCGTTACATTCATTATGGACTTACTTCTTCAGATGTACTGGATACTGCTTTAGCCGTTCAGCTTGTTAGGGCAGGAAAACTGATTTCAGATGCGCTTGAAGCTTTGATAAAAACTATTGGCAAAAGGGCTGTAGAATTTAAGAATACTATCCAGATGGGGCGTTCGCATGGTATACATGCCGAGCCAATTACTTTTGGTTTAAAACTTGCAGTTTGGTATGATGAACTCAAGCGTCAGCGAGAAAGGTTGAAAGAGGCCGTTGAATCAATCAGAGTTGGCCAAATATCAGGCGCTGTTGGCACTTATGATCATCTCGATCCACAGGTACAAGATTATGTTTGTTTGAAGCTGGGATTGAAATCTGCTAATATTTCAACACAGGTTTTACAAAGAGACAGGCATGCCCATTATATGTCTGCACTGGCTTTGATTGGCGCAACGATTGAGAAAATTGCTGTTGAAATCCGCCATTTGCAGCGAACAGAAGTATTGGAAGCAGAAGAGGGATTTACAAAAGGGCAAAAAGGCTCATCTGCAATGCCGCATAAAAAAAATCCCATTATTAGCGAGCAACTCTCCGGGATGGCGAGACTTCTGCGTGGAAATGCCCATACTGCCATGGAAAATGTAGCTTTATGGCATGAGCGTGATATTTCGCATTCTTCCGTAGAGCGGATAATTATGCCGGACAGCACTATGCTGCTTTATTACATGTTAAAAAAAGCAAATGGGCTGATAGCTAATTTAAATGTTTTCCCGGAAAATATGATGGCTAATCTGCAAAAAACAAACGGCCTTTTTAGCTCTCAAGTGGTACTTTTAGCACTTACACAAAAAGGTGTATCACGGGAAAAGGCATATCGAATGGTGCAACGTAATGCCATGAAAGTTTGGGAAGAAAAAGAGGATTTTGCTAAACTGCTTAAAGCCGATCCTGACTTAAAAGAAGCTTTATCTGCAGAAGAAATAGATGATCTCTGTTCGATTGAAAAACGGTTGAGTAAAGTTGACTATATTTTCAATAAAGTCGGTTTAAAATAAGTTCATTTGTGAGCTTAAATAGACAAAATTAAGTTTTATTAAAAAGAGGTTTTGATGATCGCTAAAGACGGAATTCCTATAATAATTTGGACGGGAATAATTTTTCTTGTGATAGCTGCATTGGGCTTTTCGCTTGATACAATCTATTTAAAAGCTTTGGCTGCAGTTATATTAGCCATATTTATTTTTCACTTTTTCTTTTTTCGTGATCCGGACCGCGAGACGCCACAAGGTGATAACCTGATTATCGCACCGGCTGATGGTACCATCATTAAAGTAGATGAGGTAGAGGAAAAAGAATACTTCAATGAAAAAGTACAACGTGTGACAATCTTCATGTCCGTTTTTAATGTTCATGTAAACCGTTTCCCATTTTCCGGAGAAGTAGATTATCTTGATTATGCGCCGGGTAAATTTATGGCTGCTTTTGCAGATTCTGCAGATCTTGAAAACGAGCGCACTATTATTGGAATTAAATCTGGCGAGAAAAGACTTTTGTTTAAACAAGTTGCAGGTCTTATTGCCCGCCGTATAGTTTATCATGTAAAAAAAGATGATACAACACAGGCAGGGATACGCTTTGGTTTAATCCGATATGGTTCCCGGGTTGACATGTATTTTCCGCTTTCGGTAAAAGTTAATGTTAAGCTTAAGCAAAAAGTAAGAAGCGGCAGTACAATTATCGGGGAGTATTAATGTGATACGGATTTCGCGTTCGGTTGTACCAAACTCTTTTACTGTCGGCAATATGCTTTTTGGCTACTTGTCGATGTTTTTTGCGGTTGAAAAAGATTTTGTAATGGCGGCCTGGATGATTGGCCTGGCTGCTTTTTTAGATGCAGTAGATGGCAAAGTTGCACGTATTACAAACTCTTCCAGTAAATTTGGTGTTGAGTATGATTCCTTGGCTGATGTTGTTTCTTTTGGTGTTGCGCCTTCATTTCTTATTTATCATTTTTACTTTAACCAGCTTGATAATGTAGGCTTTTTATTCAGCTTTATGCCACTGCTATTTGGCAGTATCCGTCTGGCCCGTTTTAATGTACAACTAAGTGGATTTACAAAAACTCATTTTAGCGGTTTGCCAATTCCGGCAGCGGCAATTACAATCATAAGTTATATTGTTTTGGTTGAAAGGTATTTTGATGGTGAGCCATTTCCAAGAGTTTTAATGGCACTTACGGCAATTGTATCACTTTTAATGGTCAGCAATGTTCGCTATGAGGTCGCAAAAATTTCTTTAAAAGGTAATACAAGACATAAAATTATTTTAGCATTCCTGTTAATTTTTGGAATATGTATTTTGTTTTTTCCAAATATGTTAATTTTTCCTGCAATGCTTTTATATATAGGTGGCGGGCTTATTAAAACACTTTTTATGAAGACCAGTGAACGCAGGCAGAAATATAAAGAAAAACGTAGCCAGCGATCGGCCAAAAAATCGCAAAATAAAACTGAACAAAATGAGAATGTTGAAAGTAAGCAACAAAACGATATTGAATAAGTATTTTTTGTTGCTAGAATATATTTAGAAACTAAGGATTTGGTTGCATCTTCGAGTTGCATGTTAAAATAACTCGCAACCTGTAACCTGTAACAAAAAACCTGACAGCTGTTATCTTTTGGTTTGGGATTACATTAATTTTTAAAACAACTCAAAAAGGCGGTGCAAAATGTTTGGAATAGGGACAACAGAATTACTTGTTATCTTATTCATTATTTTATTGGTATTTGGTTCTAAAAAATTACCGGAGCTGGCAAAAGGTCTTGGTAAAGGAATTAATGAATTTAAGAGAGCATCACAGGATATTCAAAGTGAGCTGGATATTAATGCCCCTCTAAAGGAAAAGAAT
The genomic region above belongs to Calditrichota bacterium and contains:
- the fsa gene encoding fructose-6-phosphate aldolase, whose translation is MKFFIDTANIDQIKEANSIGVLDGVTTNPSLLAKEGGDPIEIYKQICAIVDGPVSAEVLSLDTDGMLKEARELVKIHKNIVVKIPMTKEGMKAVKVCSSEGIKTNVTLVFSSPQALFAARAGATYVSPFVGRLDDISSNGMDLIGEIVQIFSNYAFETEVLVASVRHPMHLVEAAMMGADVATIPFNVIEQMLKHPLTDKGIETFLADYKKIYG
- a CDS encoding trypsin-like serine protease — encoded protein: MDKRFKKEYVYGLFFILAIISCGTQKNDPEPLSGQNETTGQVEQKLQPLNDGLYNSRTTAITEAVKMVSPAVVSVNVTKIEKRIWRGDPFLQRFFPEIYRDRVYREKVPSLGSGFIISNDGYVVTNDHVVGHSEKTEITINTSDGNEYPARLIGQDFVSDIALLKIDDHTLPATILGNSNNLVIGEWTIALGNPFGLFKKSKPTVTVGVISAMDRDFGRVEEGRIYQDMIQTDASINTGNSGGPLVNAAGEVIGMNTFIYTGGQYSSGSVGIGFAIPINRIKEIVKGLKENKIDRDFWVGFRYSPINRVVAYELGYPEQEGIFVSNIKRRSPAEKAGLELGDVLIEINGLPVKDEASVKVAMGTEYLKVGDKLNMKVWREGKIKPVNIILEKDINGVSQ
- a CDS encoding adenylosuccinate lyase, which gives rise to MIARYSLPEIEKIWTDEERFSIWLEIEIAASEANNQLGIVPDEDLKTIKEKANFKTNRILEIEAEVKHDVIAFLTNVAEYVGPPARYIHYGLTSSDVLDTALAVQLVRAGKLISDALEALIKTIGKRAVEFKNTIQMGRSHGIHAEPITFGLKLAVWYDELKRQRERLKEAVESIRVGQISGAVGTYDHLDPQVQDYVCLKLGLKSANISTQVLQRDRHAHYMSALALIGATIEKIAVEIRHLQRTEVLEAEEGFTKGQKGSSAMPHKKNPIISEQLSGMARLLRGNAHTAMENVALWHERDISHSSVERIIMPDSTMLLYYMLKKANGLIANLNVFPENMMANLQKTNGLFSSQVVLLALTQKGVSREKAYRMVQRNAMKVWEEKEDFAKLLKADPDLKEALSAEEIDDLCSIEKRLSKVDYIFNKVGLK
- a CDS encoding phosphatidylserine decarboxylase family protein, producing the protein MIAKDGIPIIIWTGIIFLVIAALGFSLDTIYLKALAAVILAIFIFHFFFFRDPDRETPQGDNLIIAPADGTIIKVDEVEEKEYFNEKVQRVTIFMSVFNVHVNRFPFSGEVDYLDYAPGKFMAAFADSADLENERTIIGIKSGEKRLLFKQVAGLIARRIVYHVKKDDTTQAGIRFGLIRYGSRVDMYFPLSVKVNVKLKQKVRSGSTIIGEY
- the pssA gene encoding CDP-diacylglycerol--serine O-phosphatidyltransferase, translating into MIRISRSVVPNSFTVGNMLFGYLSMFFAVEKDFVMAAWMIGLAAFLDAVDGKVARITNSSSKFGVEYDSLADVVSFGVAPSFLIYHFYFNQLDNVGFLFSFMPLLFGSIRLARFNVQLSGFTKTHFSGLPIPAAAITIISYIVLVERYFDGEPFPRVLMALTAIVSLLMVSNVRYEVAKISLKGNTRHKIILAFLLIFGICILFFPNMLIFPAMLLYIGGGLIKTLFMKTSERRQKYKEKRSQRSAKKSQNKTEQNENVESKQQNDIE
- the tatA gene encoding twin-arginine translocase TatA/TatE family subunit is translated as MFGIGTTELLVILFIILLVFGSKKLPELAKGLGKGINEFKRASQDIQSELDINAPLKEKNEKSAKKEDETPKSE